In Carya illinoinensis cultivar Pawnee chromosome 10, C.illinoinensisPawnee_v1, whole genome shotgun sequence, one DNA window encodes the following:
- the LOC122279643 gene encoding pleiotropic drug resistance protein 2-like, with the protein MASALAGDDLARSTSSRRSWKSASFREVWAPPPDVFNRSGRQESDEEELRWAAIERLPTYDRLRKGMLRQVLDNGRVVQNEVDVAHLGIQDKKQLMESILKVAEDDNENFLRRLRDRTDRVGIEIPRIEVRYEHLSVEGDVYVGSRSLPTLLNVTLNTIESILGLVHLAPSKKRKIQILQDVSGIVKPSRMTLLLGPPGAGKTTLLLALAGKLDKDLRESGRVTYCGHELNEFIPQRTCAYISQHDLHHGEMTVRETLDFSGRCLGVGTRYEMLVELSRREKEAGIKPDPEIDAFMKATAMSGQKTSLVTDYILKILGLDICADIMVGDEMRRGISGGQKKRVTTGEMLVGPAKALFMDEISTGLDSSTTFQICKFMRQMVHIMEVTMVISLLQPAPETFDLFDDIILLSEGQVVYQGPKENVLEFFEYMGFKCPERKGVADFLQEVTSKKDQEQYWFKKNQPYRYISVPDFAQAFGSFHIGQQLAADLSVPYDRSRTHPAALVTETYGISNWELFKACFSREWLLMKRNSFVYIFKTTQITIMSIIAFTVFLRTEMPVGTVTNGGKFFGALFFSLINVMFNGMAELAMTVFRLPVFYKQRDVLFYPAWAFGLPIWVLRIPLSFVESAIWIVLTYYTIGFAPSASRFFRQFLAFFGIHQMALSLFRFIAALGRTQVVANTLGTFTLLMVFVLGGFIVAKNDIEPWMIWGYYISPMMYGQNAIVMNEFLDERWGAPNTDPHINATTVGRVLLKSRGFFTEDYWFWICIGALFGFSLLFNVLFIAALTFLNPLGDSKAVVVGEDNSRKNNNTSARQHRTEGIDMAVRGSSEIIGASDDAQRRGMVLPFQPLSIAFNHVNYHVDMPAEMKTQGVEEDRLQLLRDVSGAFRPGILTALVGVSGAGKTTLMDVLAGRKTGGYIEGTITISGYPKNQSTFARVSGYCEQNDIHSPHVTVYESLLYSAWLRLSSDVKTQTRKMFVEEVMELVELKPLRDALVGLPGVDGLSTEQRKRLTIAVELVANPSIIFMDEPTSGLDARAAAIVMRTVRNTVDTGRTVVCTIHQPSIDIFEAFDELLLMKRGGQVIYAGPLGRHSHQLVEYFEAVPGVTKIKDGYNPATWMLEVSAPAVEAQLDVDFAEVYANSSLYQRNQELIKKLSTPTQGSKDLYFPTEYSQPFPVQCKACFWKQHWSYWRNPQYNAIRFFMTIVIGALFGLIFWNKGGKMAKQQDLMNLLGAMYAAVLFLGATNASSVQSIVAIERTVFYRERAAGMYSPLPYAFAQVSVEAIYVAVQTIAYTLLLYSMIGFEWKANKFLWFYYYIFMCFVYFTLYGMMIVALTPGHQIAAICMSFFLSFWNLFSGFLIPRPLIPIWWRWYYWASPVAWTLYGLVTSQVGDKDSVLEVPGVGEVPLKLFLKQSLGFDYNFLPAVAVAHLGWVLLFFSVFAYGIKFLNFQRR; encoded by the exons ATGGCGTCGGCTTTGGCTGGAGACGATCTCGCCCGGTCAACGAGCAGCCGGAGGAGCTGGAAATCGGCCAGCTTCCGGGAGGTGTGGGCCCCGCCGCCGGACGTGTTCAACCGGAGCGGGAGGCAGGAGAGTGACGAGGAGGAGCTTCGATGGGCCGCCATTGAGCGGCTACCGACCTACGATCGGCTAAGGAAGGGGATGCTCAGGCAGGTCCTTGACAATGGCAGAGTTGTGCAGAATGAGGTGGACGTCGCCCATCTTGGGATCCAGGACAAGAAGCAGTTAATGGAGAGCATACTCAAGGTTGCGGAGGACGACAACGAGAATTTCCTTAGGAGACTCAGGGACAGGACTGACAG GGTGGGGATTGAGATTCCTAGAATTGAAGTTCGGTATGAGCATTTATCGGTGGAGGGGGATGTGTATGTTGGAAGCCGATCGCTTCCCACTCTTCTTAATGtcaccttgaacacaattgag AGTATCCTCGGGTTAGTTCACCTCGCTCcatccaagaaaagaaaaattcagatACTTCAGGATGTTAGTGGAATCGTCAAACCATCAAG GATGACTCTACTTCTGGGTCCTCCAGGCGCAGGGAAAACAACATTGTTGCTTGCACTTGCTGGGAAACTTGACAAGGATCTAAGG GAATCTGGGAGAGTCACCTACTGTGgtcatgaattgaatgaatttaTTCCACAAAGGACTTGTGCGTATATCAGTCAGCACGATCTACACCATGGAGAAATGACGGTGAGAGAGACACTGGATTTCTCTGGACGTTGTCTAGGGGTTGGCACAAGATATGAAATGTTGGTAGAACTctcaagaagagagaaagaagcgGGAATTAAACCAGATCCTGAGATCGATGCATTCATGAAGGCCACAGCTATGTCAGGCCAAAAAACTAGTTTGGTAACGGATTATATTCTTAAG ATACTTGGATTGGATATCTGTGCCGATATTATGGTTGGAGATGAGATGAGGAGAGGTATCTCAGGTGGGCAGAAGAAGCGTGTGACAACCG GGGAGATGTTGGTTGGACCAGCAAAGGCTCTTTTTATGGATGAAATATCGACGGGGTTAGACAGTTCTACCACTTTCCAGATATGCAAGTTCATGAGGCAAATGGTTCACATTATGGAAGTGACCATGGTTATTTCTCTTCTACAGCCAGCACCAGAGACATTTGATCTTTTTGATGATATCATCCTTCTTTCAGAAGGTCAGGTAGTCTACCAAGGTCCAAAAGAAAATGTCCTTGAATTCTTTGAGTACATGGGATTCAAATGCCCAGAAAGGAAAGGGGTCGCTGACTTCTTGCAAGAAGTAACGTCCAAGAAGGATCAAGAACAATATTGGTTCAAGAAGAACCAACCTTACAGATACATCTCAGTTCCTGATTTTGCGCAAGCCTTTGGCTCTTTCCACATTGGCCAACAGCTTGCAGCTGATCTTAGTGTTCCGTATGACAGATCTAGAACCCACCCAGCTGCATTGGTCACAGAGACATATGGTATTTCAAACTGGGAACTATTCAAGGCTTGCTTTTCAAGGGAGTGGCTGCTAATGAAGCGTAATTCTTTTGTGTACATATTCAAGACTACCCAGATAACAATCATGTCCATAATTGCCTTTACAGTGTTTCTTAGGACAGAAATGCCAGTGGGAACTGTAACAAATGGAGGAAAGTTTTTTGGAGCACTGTTCTTCAGTCTAATTAACGTGATGTTCAATGGGATGGCAGAGCTGGCAATGACTGTTTTCAGACTTCCTGTCTTCTATAAACAGAGGGATGTTTTGTTCTATCCTGCATGGGCTTTTGGCTTACCCATTTGGGTTCTCAGGATCCCTCTATCGTTCGTGGAATCAGCAATATGGATTGTTCTTACATACTATACAATTGGATTTGCTCCGTCTGCTAGCAG GTTCTTCCGACAGTTCTTGGCATTCTTTGGCATACATCAAATGGCATTGTCCCTCTTTCGGTTCATTGCTGCACTTGGGAGAACACAAGTTGTTGCAAATACACTGGGCACCTTCACCTTGCTGATGGTTTTTGTGCTTGGAGGGTTCATTGTTGCCAAAA ATGACATTGAGCCATGGATGATATGGGGCTATTATATTTCTCCTATGATGTATGGACAGAATGCCATAGTTATGAATGAGTTTCTTGATGAAAGATGGGGTGCA CCCAATACAGACCCCCATATCAATGCTACTACCGTTGGACGAGTCCTGCTCAAGTCCAGAGGCTTCTTTACTGAGGACTATTGGTTTTGGATTTGTATCGGAGCACTTTTTggattttctcttctcttcaacGTGTTATTTATTGCAGCATTGACTTTCCTAAATC CTTTGGGTGATTCAAAAGCTGTCGTCGTGGGTGAAGATAATAGCAGGAAGAATAACAACACATCTGCTAGACAGCATAGAACAGAAG GTATTGATATGGCTGTGAGAGGCTCTTCAGAAATTATTGGTGCTTCAGATGATGCCCAAAGAAGAGGAATGGTTTTACCCTTCCAACCCCTTTCAATTGCATTTAACCATGTCAATTACCACGTGGATATGCCTGCT GAAATGAAGACTCAAGGGGTTGAAGAAGATCGTCTTCAATTGTTACGGGATGTTAGTGGTGCTTTCAGACCAGGGATATTGACGGCACTTGTGGGTGTCAGTGGTGCTGGGAAGACAACCCTTATGGATGTGTTAGCAGGAAGAAAGACCGGTGGCTACATTGAAGGAACCATTACCATATCTGGTTATCCTAAAAACCAATCAACATTTGCCCGGGTCAGTGGTTACTGTGAACAGAATGACATTCATTCACCGCATGTTACTGTCTACGAATCTCTCCTATATTCAGCTTGGCTTCGTCTCTCTTCAGATGTAAAGACACAAACAAGAAAG ATGTTTGTGGAAGAAGTTATGGAGTTGGTTGAGCTTAAACCACTAAGAGATGCTCTAGTCGGCCTTCCTGGAGTAGATGGTCTTTCAACAGAACAAAGGAAGAGGCTAACAATAGCTGTTGAGCTGGTTGCTAATCCTTCTATCATCTTCATGGATGAACCCACATCTGGTCTGGATGCCAGAGCTGCTGCTATTGTTATGCGTACAGTGAGAAATACAGTTGATACTGGGAGAACTGTTGTATGCACAATCCACCAGCCTAGCATAGACATTTTTGAAGCTTTTGATGAG CTATTGCTAATGAAAAGAGGAGGACAAGTAATTTATGCTGGACCTCTGGGTCGCCATTCTCACCAGCTAGTAGAATATTTTGAG GCTGTCCCAGGGGTCACTAAGATCAAGGATGGTTATAATCCTGCTACATGGATGCTTGAAGTCAGTGCTCCTGCAGTCGAGGCTCAACTTGATGTGGATTTTGCTGAAGTTTATGCCAACTCCTCACTTTATCA GAGGAATCAGGAACTCATCAAAAAGCTAAGCACTCCAACACAAGGCTCTAAGGACCTCTACTTTCCAACCGAATACTCCCAACCTTTCCCTGTTCAGTGCAAAGCTTGTTTCTGGAAACAACATTGGTCTTATTGGAGAAATCCTCAGTACAATGCCATCCGGTTCTTCATGACAATAGTCATTGGTGCATTATTTGGTCTCATCTTCTGGAACAAAGGAGGCAAGAT GGCCAAACAACAAGATCTGATGAATCTTTTGGGAGCCATGTATGCTGCTGTGCTTTTCCTTGGAGCCACCAATGCTTCTTCGGTGCAGTCAATTGTTGCCATTGAAAGAACTGTTTTCTACCGTGAAAGAGCAGCTGGAATGTATTCTCCACTGCCTTATGCATTTGCTCAG GTCTCCGTAGAGGCAATTTATGTTGCAGTTCAAACTATTGCATACACTCTTCTTCTTTACTCCATGATCGGATTTGAGTGGAAGGCAAACAAATTCTTGTGGTTCTACTACTACATATTCATGTGCTTTGTCTACTTCACACTCTATGGAATGATGATTGTTGCACTGACACCAGGACATCAAATTGCTGCGATTTGTATGTCATTCTTCCTCAGTTTCTGGAACTTGTTCTCTGGTTTTCTCATTCCCAGGCCG CTAATCCCTATTTGGTGGAGGTGGTACTACTGGGCTTCTCCAGTGGCTTGGACACTATATGGCCTTGTGACCTCTCAAGTGGGTGACAAAGACTCCGTCCTTGAGGTACCTGGAGTTGGTGAGGTACCGTTGAAGCTATTCCTTAAACAAAGCTTGGGTTTTGATTATAACTTCCTTCCAGCCGTTGCCGTGGCTCATCTTGGTTGGgttctcctcttcttctctgtATTTGCCTACGGCATCAAGTTCCTCAACTTCCAAAGAAGATAA